The following DNA comes from Anastrepha obliqua isolate idAnaObli1 chromosome 1, idAnaObli1_1.0, whole genome shotgun sequence.
TCACTCAATGAAAGTGAACCACACTCACCAATTTTGCTTAAGGCGGCTGACAGTATTGTAACGACCATTAACGATTTAACCAAACCTTACCGTAATCTTTGCGCGCCACTAGAACTGGAACGCATCAATTGGGCATTACGGCTGCGCCCTCATAATGAGCTCCTAACTTACAAGCAAAATAGCGACAAGGACGGCTATGTGGCAGATATGAGCGATAAAATGCGCATGCATGAGGAGTTATTTCAATTGCAGATTATGGTCTCGCCGGGAGAATCGCTTTTCGAGGCGAGCATTACATATGAACTGAACACTTTCCAGATGCACACAAAGGCCACAGATATATCCCGCGTAAATAAGTATGGTGATCAAGCGAATTGCATATACGAGCTTAATCCAGAATTGCGAAAATATTGCTATTGTAGATCATTATGAAGCAACagttaatgaaaaacaaaaacagctgaTATAGCGTTATTTAGTATTGCCTCAGTATTTGCCAACcgaaaattattattagttatgaaatcaaaaattaaaaatcggcaaaatcaaattttttcggAGTATTGGACcaaactaattttgtttttaagagaTTGAGTCATAAGTAAGAAAGTAATTTCTTCGTTGGTGTAGTATTGGACTTAAAACCTAACGAAAATGTGCTGGATTTCTCGCGATTTCTTTCCGAAATCGAAATTGCAAGTGATAAACGGTTCACTAGACAAGGCTAGTTTATAGCAGCACTTGTTCGGGAAAAACCCGattcattccggtaacgtagaactggctgccatgggaatgaaatTGCAAGTTGCACGAGTGAGTTTGGTGTGTGATGAAATTCACGCAATTTCGATGAGCTTCGAAGTTAAATCTGAAATAGCTGATTGATTAAATAATGACTTTTATGCaacttatattaaatattaacatTAGCACGCTTGCAGATATGTGAACGCTTGTCATCCGCGataaatccataattcttttatttccaATTTATCCAGTATAAATGAACACATCACCTGGTTGCTAGGTGATTACGGCTATGAATTATAACCATTTTTGCTCACAATTTGCCAAAGGCAAGAACTCGTAACAAAGTTAAAAGAGTAACGGGAGTGCTTAAAAGtcgttttaaatatttgccaTAACCTAACTTCCAAAAAGGAAGAagtaacttatttatttaagacgaaatatctcaaaaaaagttgatttggTCCAATACCCAGCTGAGTTCTGTACAGTGTAAATgctaaaaacacaaatcagACGGGTTTCATAACAAATGACGGCAGTAGTcgtttctaaaagcggtcgtcATTGGTACATCTATAAGTATAAACAATAACCGCTTAAGTCTGAAATcatgttaattaaaaataaaactaattttaaaactaaaaacataatTAGAAGGTACATATctcatgaaaatataattttcttggtAGAATTCGACAGCATACACCTATGTAAACAAACTCTTTCTTAATTCCACTTAGGCGATTATAGCTTATAGCCACAAATATacacatgtattcatatatatatatatacgtaaagccgtttttagtttttcatttgaatttatataaaattatttgcattgttCTCTCTCTATATGAAACTGTAGATCATTTGCATCGTAAGCCTTTCATAAATGTttaaatgaaaaaccaaaatgtcaaCGTAACATTAATTAATTCCCACTGTCTCGAAAGCAAACAAATCAATCTCAATACTTTTAAAAAGTTAGtttgaatatgtacatatataatattatattttactttagaAACTTGCTAGTCCAACATTGTCGTTATCagccaatgttttttttttttttacataagtatgtattggGTATTACATGACAAATAATGGttaatatagggtgatcaatcatgaggtgcttttttcaatagttaaaaaaaaaaacaaaaatgtaaattatgttcaaaacctttatttatcatttgaaaggacattctttgacatttactttttgaatatgacttcattcaaatgttggccacaactacgcttaaggtggtccattctgaaggtccaattttcaatcactcgttcgagcatttcgactggtatgtcgtgaataacactataaccgctatattctcaatacttcttgctggacgtggtctattcggtcgagaattatccaccaatgaatattcggattcaaatttgttgatggtagttatgtcgaatagtgtttaaggcaggccgattatgttgaccataatgcggtctaagcgcacgaaaaacatttgtcacagaacgctgattttcataatacagttgaacaatttgtagacgttgttgcggtgtgagtctttccatgatgaaatgccaaacgctgttcaacaaatccacgatgacagtttgccacaactcgcgcgcgacctgtaaaaaaaacgcaaatgaaaaaaactcctcttaattgatcaccctatataaagATACGGTagagttttttatctaatttcTTAGATGATTTATACTTGGTCAGTAAAATATACATCTAGATATAGTTATTTATATGTAGTATCTCTTTAGTTTCTGattgagaaataaaaataaaaacaacacaaaatattCAATTGCGGGTAAAAATTGGTTTAGGTTTAAATTCATGGGATTCACTTGAAACTGACTCCTCGGGggtttttggtgtcgcttttaaGCAGAAGGGTTACTCATTTAACAAAGAATGActcgtatgtatttttttaatacacatTACGCTTATTTATACATGCACCCATGGCATAAATAATATAAACGCGTTATTctgaccagttttgactacttttcctttattttttttttttttgattctcataaattttttatgaaagtattATTCATTGTACAATAAACAAATACTAtaaaaatcaaagtttcaatctttgtacaagatttataaaaattcgaaaattctgtatacattttagtataataaaatgcaagttagAAGTGGTTCaaatcctgttttttttttttttttgataatttttttccggCTGGTGTTGGACATTTTCTCCACAAAAAGGAacgtattcaattttttttactatgcaTATATCATAAATTAAGTATAATGtatatgtgaagtatgtgccattggaagctacaacttttctccatctttcaggcagcatacggattcctctgacgaaaaatacGAGTtctttttgacttgatccattcattgagccagtttgcgatgctctcgtaagaagtaaaccgctctccaatatgggctgactgcattgatcggaacagatggtaatccgaaggtgcataGTCTGGGGAGTACGGCGgttggggcaagatttcccaattcagtctctctaaatatttctggaccgatttagcaacgtgtggcctggcgttgtcatgcctACCGTctcattccggccgctttttttttgagagctcggttcaaacgcattagctgcagtcggcaacgatcgccagtgatggtctcagatggtttaaggagctcataatagatgacacccttctgatcccaccataTGCACAACGTGAGGGTTATCATAATGGATCCATCTTCAATCGCTAGTGACAATGCTATGCCGAAAACCATTTCTTTTTTGCCGTTCAacaagcatctcacacgtcaacCAACATCCAACTCtgtagacatatcatcaagggttcgccATGCGTCTTcctccaataattgttgtagttgagtatcttcgaattttttcggagacccttcgcgatctttaccACTctcgtcgaaattgccactttgaaaGCGTCGTTACCACTCGTTACAAGTTGTacttgatggagcgtgattaccgtaaatattgctaaatatactacacgtttcagctgcacatttctttaaaatgtaataatgaAACATGACTTCCCACAAATGCTGTTTTTCGGGACGAATGTAGACATACATATTttacgtcagataaaaaaagatctttacgcttcaaacgaatgccaactactgcgatcgagacatatacaccttcaaattacCAGTATATTAcaagagcgaacacaaaaatagtatcagcagagACACTACACTATTATCAAAAGGTTGTGGCAATGAcagctttcttcatattttccttgcttccgtctatgcatgtatgcatatatctaGATATAATGCCGAATTAGATAATAACCAAGCAGTACaaggataaaaaacaaaacatacctTCAATGCTTTCGTTTCaatgccattttcttgttttgttgtttctcaatatgtttttctgagagcagtggttttaatgatgtgggacggtaggatatgttcgctgccttcagtcgacgttcgatggtgttaatactcacatctattccctttttagcaagaactgatcgtgcttggcgtagtcacaaagaagggttccgcttaaaaagttggacgatcactttatcctgattttttgtcgtcactcgcttcaagccgcgttcggaaaagtcatcaacatttttgtgcaCCTTATACCGCTGCGCGCTggttccacatcacaacaaacttttttgattttttaattacttttgcagccgcggtgtaagataatttcggtcctttcgaatgcgtgcacaaaaataccgcctcaaaacacTTCGCGTActcctcactcatttttgtttggttacgtttacgggaaagttttgaacgacactaacctgagttagcactgacgtcgtagcccttgaagggactattatgcagcaaaaaaaacaaaaaaataaataattggcgcgtacacttctataggtgtttggccgagctcctcctcctatttgtggtgtgcgtcttggtgttgttccacaaatggagggacctacagtttcaagccgactccgaacagcagatatttttatgaggagctttttcatggcagaaatacactcggaggtttgccattgcctgccgaggggcgaccgctttagaaaaatgtttttattaattttgctttcaccgagattcgaaccaacgacctctcagtgaattccgaatggtgatcacgcaccaacccattcggctacggctatgcagcaaaaaggaaaccgaaatatatcttgaagttaaaaaaaccggttcttttcttctgacacagactgcatgacttcaaataaactttataaattatatCTGAAACATATTTACTTAGGTACattctccattttggtcaccatttttaattaaatttagaattttggcTCAACTCACTAATTTTAATTCGTGTTCACTTTTACTGTGCGATCAGCTGtatttctcacttgcaaattcttgcaagtaaaaacttgcaacttcccctcaaaatgtaATCTCATTTTGCTCTCTTATTATTTCTAAATTCACTACTCGTTTCGCTATGGactcatttttcaacaaaccaaTTACTTCCCTGGGAATACTGTAGtcaatcaaccaaccaaccggagTCGATACACTCACAGCGAAGAGAGATTGTCGTCTCTGtctatgtacatgcatatgtgatTATGTATGTTCaggcatacatttgtatgtacgcaCAAATTTAGCACATTTGATGCTATTTTTCGGTCCCCCAGTCgatattccaaatattgtacgtacaaaaacaaagtacctTCATAGGCGCAGAAGCAGCATTCTAAAACAGCGGTctttattacaacaacaactacttcaTTCATAACCGCAAGCCTCGTTTATTCATAAAATGAGCCCACCAACTCTTCCCTCACACGCCTTAGCTGTCCATAAGCCTATTTTTCTTGAggaagacaaaaatatttggtgaacTGTCAATTTTTGTCGTGGCAAGAGCCCGAAActtcgcatatacatacatatgtatgtaaatatgcctTCTAAATGCGCAACAGTCGTAGCGAATGGTGATTGCTTCAGCTGCtgtgtgtcaagtgtgcgcagaatcACACAAATGATGTAAACAAAAGCCACCGTAAGCTTAAAacaagtttacgtcttcgacatTTCGTACTAATGAAAATTCCAAATCCATTCCTTTTTGTTCTCTTGTAGAAGATAAATACTTAATTAAGATATATCTTCACGTATGGGATTAtccaatttataaataaatgtacgaAGTAAGTAATATAACCGCGGAGttagaaatttactttaaaacaagcttgcttcttcttttttttttgctgtagtgTATctgtttacatataaatttttctgtACAGCCGGACTTGTTTGGTGTGTCGCACAgtgccaaataaaaaattttattgtgcgaaatatacatatttagattgCTGAAATGCTTCAGAAAAAACACGTTTATCCTCATTTTAGACTTAATttcatcgaaaatataaaagctataaaaaaaaccgaATATCAAGGATTCAGCGTAATCTAGCCCACTAAGGGacacatttttatcaaaattcatcaatttttgccCACTGTTTATATTGAGCGTTTACTCTTGGTGAATACGAGCAAAGCCATCATTGGTCCGTTTTATTATTCGACACGATGATTTGCGTATCCTCTTATTTTCTACTCCTTAGTTTATGTAAAAAGGAGACAGACAGTCTATTTGAGTGGAAATGGGGTGCCAGTACTGGCACcgcatacaaaataatttttgttcgagttattaTTTGTTCTATGTTATTACTTATTCAATGATTCAACTTACAGTAAAATTGGATTGATTATAAAACATCATACCTAGAAgtcttctaaaaattctgattaagtagaaaattttaaagaaaattttctgaaatttgttaaattttgcataaagtttaaaatttatataaggtGTTTGTTATACAATGTACGAATAAAATGTAGCTTGAAAAATGTTGTGATTATTATGAAAAGATGAATGACTTAATATGTTAGCACAAGTTTATATGTCTATATCCACCGCGATTACTCTATACTGTTACCAACAACTGTTAtgttaacaaatttaaattaccaTTGGGCACAAGGGCGCgcagatataaataaaaatgtgaaattgaAACATAACCACCCACTTTCGAATTTTCACAGAATTTGCGTTAAATTGTGAACTGCGGGACCTGCCTGTATAAGTGTGTCTACATATAAATATGGacacatatttataatatacaaCATTTCTTTCAATTAGCGTAAATAgataattttgtgtaaaaatgtatttgctttccattatttgttttttaaataacaaatttcaaTTCGTTTAATTAGGGtggtaattaattaatatataatttgttgttttgctcTTTTCCTTAGAGCAAGTTCTATTGAGTGTATATCGTGAGAAAATTAAAGAAGGAAACAGTATCttgtaataatttatatatataaaaattgaagacTGGTGAATCCGTTTTGCTCACTTAAAACAAATACGTTTCAAACTGTTACTCCTCGTTATGTATACCACTGATTTCACTTCTTGACTGGCTTGCTGTCTAGCACAGGTTGAATAGTTTTGCCGCCAAAGATTTGGCCCCATCCAATTAAACTAAATCAAAAAAGAtgaattcatttcatttcattttagaaTATTTCGATTATAAAATACTCACCGCCAATGTTTCTCCACACGACGactcaatgcaattttctctcCCTTCTCGGTGCAAACCGGTGTTGTCAACACTATTTTAGCTAAATCACCCTTTGTAGCTGAGATACGACCACCCGTGCTCAAGGATCCTATATTTACTAACAAAATTTCGTTCCTTTGGAGCTTTTCTACTCGAGCTCCCTTCTTATCTCCATCCGTGCGAACGCCCAATAGTCGTCGCAAGAGGTAATACGATATTTCTAACTCAATATAAATGTCGGGAAGATGGCCAACAGCTCCCAGCACCTGGCCAACGAGGCGATCCGCCCGACATAGCGTCGGATCGATCTTCGTACCCACACCAATTAAGCCACCGGGCACCGCGTATTGCAGCTCATTTTGCTCGGCATACAATGAGACGATGCGCGAGAAAATCGGTCTACAGGTAATGTTGCCCTCACTATCCTTCGTGACCACACCGGGACGCACTTCAATCTCCTGACCCACTTTCAGTACACCACATAGAATAGAACCACCAGCTACGCCTCCTTTAAGGTCATTGACTTCACAACCAGGCTTATTCACATCGAAAGAACGTATGACAATTAGACGAGGAGGCGCCTTGAAATCACGTTGGGGTACTGGAATCTTCTTAGTGATATATTCACATAACACCTGgattaaataaattacatataaaaTGTGTTCCCAAATATGCATAACTATAATATTACAACTCACATCAATATTATACTTTAGCTGGGCAGAAATTGGTATGATTGGTGCGCCTTCAGCAACTGTGCCCTGCACGAATTTCGTTATCTCTTCATACTGCTCTTTGGCTTGGCTCTCCTTCACCAGAtcgattttgttttgcaaaatcaggatttgtttcaatttcataatttcaatAGCAGCCAAATGCTCAGAAGTTTGCGGCTGAGGGCATGATTCGTTACCTATcatacaaataatttaattaatatagaaaaatatgtgTGAGCGCTTAACTTACCGGCGATTAAAAGTAGTGCGGCATCCATTACAGCAGCACCGTTCAACATTGTAGCCATAAGAATGTCGTGACCGGGACAATCCACGAAACTCACGTGACGCACCAACTTGAAACGACCCGAACAGGATGGACGTGCACAGGGGAAGCTGTCATCCTTGCTAGAACCGTCAGATATAAAGCAAGCTGGCCGTGGACACTTTGGATTGTcgcatttataaattttggcgTTGGCGTAACCTgtgtttcataaaaaataatatataaattcaaatatatttttagagtcattgaaaataaggagctataaaaaatatcttcaatAAAATGGAAGTCCTTGTACTGCGTATTTACATAAAATGTCAAATATTCTCGAATGATAAAGGCGcaaaataaataggaaataTAAATCAATGGGCCCTTACAATTCTAACAAttctactaggttgttcaataagttttacgGTTCGGTTGCTACCtaaatttttatgttggtacactcttcatatgaaagaTTGTGAAGCATTTCAGTTTCggcgtgtcacagtattttctgcaATGGAAAAATTCcagtattgtttttaagttttaaaagtctataaggacttttcgccatcaatttgTACAGTAGgtagatgggttgctgaattgaaaacgatccacgtcaaggacgttcccacgacagtcgattctactttgccggaacgacccggatttataactggccaaggactgtcacttcagcagcattccacgtacatgcatggggaatgtttactgctacaacaacaatatcccCGAATCTCTAAGCATCTCAAttggcagtgtaagcaatattttgagtgaagtattgggtttcagaaagctgtgtgcacaatgggtgccgcattcgctaacaatggaacaaatcAAATTCATCTTCTCAACAACATTTAGaccgttttcaaaaaaataaaatggattttgtgTGTCGACTCATTACTATGGATCAGACTTGGggctatcaccatgatcctcaTACGCAacaagagtggtgtgaacctggtgcgaaaggaattttgtttgtggattacgggcaaactggtaaaacaatagtCTGAGAATTAttataaccttttagaccagctgaagaaaaaatttcctgaaaaaggacccattttgggaaataaaaaaatatttttcatcaggacaatgcaccgtgtctcaggagcattttgacaatggctagaTAGATAGATTTCTTCgatgtttgcacttcgacctcatgattttttttattgttgtagcagcttactccTTTTTATGCTCATGGCTAAAATCCaggaattaaagttcgaattgttggagcatgcACCATATTTACCAGATTTAGTCCCTAACGACTTTCAtgtgtttccagacctaaaaaaaatgcatgcgttggAAGcggttttcatcaaatgatgaggtcataacagctgctGATGCGTATTTTGCAGGCTTTCGAGATTATCACTTTTGGGATGGAATCCATGGACTGGAATCACGTTGGAACAAGTATaatgatgttcagggagacttaAAGTGCATTTCAAGCTTTATAATTGTGTTTGTCTTATCgaatcgcaaaacttattgagcaacgtagtatatatatactttccAGAATATTAGTCATAGTTGCGAACACATTTCTTCTTACGAGGTGTgcaatcttaaaaaaaacaattttaaaacagATTTTTCACTTCTTCTTAGTATTGCACCTATGCATGTTCGTCCATGTTTGATCCTCTCAAGGAGTTTCGGTGATATATTTTGTACAATTAAAGCACTATAGTCTTTTATATGACCCTGAACTAAGATTTAAAATCTTACTCTAACACATTTTatgttaagggggtggtagggtttagcgctaaaaaaaacactttttttgaattttttacagaaatatggcttaagatactttaataaaatcagttgcatgttattgtacatcttttcaataagtttttaaaaaatattaataataaaatattgacaaataagcccatgacagagtttttttggagatatgtttttcgagaggtgctctgcggtgccaatcggcattcgtcgtagaatcatctgaaactaaaaaagtcgaatttttcagttaaagtatgacgtaatgcttcatttcgattttgtgaccctacccctcCTTaagacaaagcaaaaaaaaaaagatttataccatatatatatacatatatgtataaccaAACTCATGACTAATGAAAATCTAGCTTAGGTAAAGAAGTGATATATAGATAAATTAGGAAAAAAGGAGAAAGTATATTGGTATAGATAAAATGAAGACAATAGAAGGGCACATATATAGTTTTTCATGTTTGCAGAACAGAATTTCGAAATACATCATTTTGCAATAAAGTATTTTATCAAGTAGAATTATACAAAACAGAATTTTGTGTCATAAAAGTATTGTGCTCAACCCCTATCTAGTCATGACAAATTTTCTCATAAAAGTCCAATGACCACCATAATACTCTAGTACCATCTACTCGTAGGATAACAACACAAGAAGCACAACAAAAATCGACGAAACTCGACCAAGTAcctgccaattatatatttgccATGACagtataaactattttttttatacatatatggcaTAGCTTCGAATTCCTTCAGTTTCACTTATAGAATACTAGTCAAATGGTTTCAAcaataagtttttgtttatttaatttttgtatttatgatttaacttattttaatttttttaaatcgtagTGATACTTAAGGTtggtcataaaaaatatgaataaataaccACCCCTTAAAGGCAGTGAAATTACATTTGATAGAACAATACTTAGCAATAGAAATTTTGTCTATTCGTAATACAAtggattacaaaaacaaaaaataagtatataataAGCATTTTAACAATGAGTAAGAGTATTGGAAATGGAGTAGGAATTTAACTGTCATGATAATTATCAACAATAGCATCTCCAATTccaatttaatttcactttttgtgaattgaatcaaaatttaatataaattatttcttttcgtCTTCTTAATGACAACgttaaatgaaatgtttggttaatttgttgatacaattattaaaacaatactTTGCGACAATTGTCTGCACCACAACGGCAAGAGACCTTCTCGGCTGCCGATAAATTTTCATAGTCTGTACGCACATAGTCGAATGTCAATTCCTCTCCGGCTTTTATTGGTCGCAGTGAGAAGAAAGCTAAACGTGGCATATTAATGTCCAGGTTATTGATCCAGAACGGAAACACCGCTAGATTGGGATTGCATGAGTGATTTATAAAATGCGAAATATTGCCGTAGAGTGCCGCATCAATTGTATACACACTCTCCCCAGATGTATTGTAATCTAAATCGAAGAGATAGGTGCGTCCTATGGCGTCATAAGTTTGCCCGCGCTCATTTGCCTCGTCGCTTGTGATTATCTCGCCTACATATTCGCACACGTACTCTCCCTTACGCAACGCTTTCTCGGTCCGCACACCCCAGCCGCATCCATTAAATGTACGGAATATACAAAGTGAGTTGTTGCGTCCACGCTGTATGACTCGATTTACACATTCCTCATTGCAAGCACACCTACTATTGCACTCATAGATGGCCTCCCCAGGTCGGATGCGCAGGCGACCTGCTTTATCGTAAGCAAAATAACTATCCGCCATGCGCGCACAGCAAGTAGATAATGGCGCACATTCCTTTTCACATTGACATCCGATTGGAGGATCTTCCTGCATTTTGACATTCTTTCCTGCGAAACtttctttaatatatttaaaagctGGATCAATAACTTCCAAATCAAATCGATTTTCAACCGTTATTTTCGCTAGATGTTCCACCTGATTCATACGCTCTTGGAAAGCTTGCAGTTC
Coding sequences within:
- the LOC129245826 gene encoding eukaryotic translation initiation factor 2 subunit 3 isoform X2, producing MSTIEAQIGVNTNLQKQDLSNLDVENLTALSPEVISRQATINIGTIGHVAHGKSTVVKAISGVQTVRFKNELERNITIKLGYANAKIYKCDNPKCPRPACFISDGSSKDDSFPCARPSCSGRFKLVRHVSFVDCPGHDILMATMLNGAAVMDAALLLIAGNESCPQPQTSEHLAAIEIMKLKQILILQNKIDLVKESQAKEQYEEITKFVQGTVAEGAPIIPISAQLKYNIDVLCEYITKKIPVPQRDFKAPPRLIVIRSFDVNKPGCEVNDLKGGVAGGSILCGVLKVGQEIEVRPGVVTKDSEGNITCRPIFSRIVSLYAEQNELQYAVPGGLIGVGTKIDPTLCRADRLVGQVLGAVGHLPDIYIELEISYYLLRRLLGVRTDGDKKGARVEKLQRNEILLVNIGSLSTGGRISATKGDLAKIVLTTPVCTEKGEKIALSRRVEKHWRLIGWGQIFGGKTIQPVLDSKPVKK